In Candidatus Nitrosarchaeum limnium SFB1, the following proteins share a genomic window:
- a CDS encoding Adenylyl cyclase class-3/4/guanylyl cyclase: MKNDSKKIAKQGIENLLSPKTPSIVDMLLGRGTEKIVDSETLIAEVHDRVLKSLNHEFLYSTVTEESEIFLRKKVLQSMNMAVLFVDLVGSTPMILNLPKEKLAIVFTTFAQEMAYVIKRHEGFILKFMGDAVIGYFVAENLSASVANRAVTCAESMLKILKMGINPILKNNNLPELKIKIGIDYGENTIVRYGDDLQESHVDILGPSVSMAAKIQNLAQPDQIMVGGDIYSKLHSSIQEYFTRLKLDKSEWNYKSTITKKVYPVYTYIGK; this comes from the coding sequence TTGAAGAATGACTCTAAAAAAATAGCTAAGCAGGGAATTGAAAATCTACTATCACCAAAAACTCCAAGCATAGTAGACATGTTACTAGGACGAGGTACAGAAAAAATAGTAGATTCTGAAACACTAATTGCCGAAGTACATGACAGAGTACTAAAATCATTGAATCATGAATTTTTGTATTCTACGGTAACTGAGGAATCAGAAATATTTCTTAGAAAAAAGGTGTTACAGAGTATGAATATGGCAGTTTTGTTTGTAGACCTAGTTGGGTCTACACCTATGATCCTGAATTTACCTAAAGAAAAACTTGCGATCGTTTTTACTACATTTGCTCAAGAGATGGCATATGTGATTAAACGACATGAGGGCTTTATTCTAAAATTTATGGGGGATGCAGTAATAGGTTACTTTGTTGCAGAAAACCTATCAGCGTCTGTTGCAAATAGAGCAGTTACATGCGCAGAATCAATGCTCAAAATTCTCAAAATGGGGATAAATCCAATTCTGAAAAATAACAATTTACCTGAATTAAAGATAAAAATTGGAATCGATTATGGCGAAAACACAATTGTGCGATATGGTGATGACTTGCAGGAGTCCCATGTAGATATTTTAGGACCCTCAGTGAGTATGGCAGCTAAAATTCAGAATCTAGCTCAGCCAGACCAGATAATGGTTGGAGGAGACATCTACTCTAAACTACATAGTTCCATTCAAGAGTATTTTACTCGCTTAAAGTTAGATAAATCAGAGTGGAATTATAAATCCACAATTACAAAAAAAGTGTATCCAGTTTACACGTACATTGGAAAATAA
- a CDS encoding hypothetical protein (hypothetical protein Nmar_1351), whose amino-acid sequence MIFSPLFKKILSFVNFSLIIVFIFGLINIEHSSLGIPKPLFEITDQAVIFFDIIFWTIVGLLALELVIAYLKIRDTKMFVKKYWLEIIMLVLMPIFVGFKILKISLKIIKQIKVGKTVFKLFHKIKKHNMKN is encoded by the coding sequence ATGATATTTTCTCCTTTATTTAAAAAAATTCTAAGCTTTGTTAATTTTTCATTAATCATAGTGTTTATTTTTGGTTTGATCAATATTGAACATTCTTCGTTAGGTATTCCTAAACCACTATTTGAAATCACAGATCAAGCAGTGATATTTTTTGATATCATATTCTGGACAATAGTAGGACTTTTGGCATTAGAGCTTGTAATAGCATATTTGAAGATACGCGATACCAAGATGTTTGTAAAAAAATACTGGCTTGAGATAATCATGCTTGTACTCATGCCTATATTTGTTGGATTTAAGATCTTAAAGATAAGTCTGAAGATCATAAAACAAATCAAAGTTGGAAAAACAGTTTTTAAATTATTCCATAAAATAAAAAAACATAATATGAAAAATTAG
- a CDS encoding hypothetical protein (hypothetical protein LA0323): MKNELTVRKTVKISANASKVWDAITNPKVIKKYLFGTKVISTWKVGSEIIFEGNWEGKKFRDKGIIEKIEIQKLFQYTYWSIFSGMEDKKENYSLVTFELSGDDKTTKLTVSQKGFADKASQEHSDKGWRTVLQKIKVLLEE; the protein is encoded by the coding sequence ATGAAAAACGAATTAACAGTTAGAAAAACTGTCAAGATCAGTGCTAACGCTTCAAAAGTTTGGGATGCAATAACAAATCCAAAGGTAATCAAAAAATATCTTTTTGGAACCAAAGTGATTTCAACATGGAAAGTTGGGAGTGAAATTATATTTGAAGGGAATTGGGAAGGAAAAAAATTCAGAGATAAAGGAATAATTGAAAAAATTGAGATTCAAAAATTATTCCAGTATACATATTGGAGTATATTTTCTGGCATGGAGGATAAAAAGGAGAACTATTCCCTAGTCACGTTTGAATTAAGCGGAGATGACAAAACCACAAAACTAACAGTATCACAGAAAGGTTTTGCAGACAAGGCCTCACAAGAACACTCAGACAAGGGCTGGAGGACAGTATTACAAAAAATAAAGGTACTTTTAGAAGAATAG
- a CDS encoding hypothetical protein (hypothetical protein ALOHA_HF4000ANIW137N13ctg1g15) — translation MKKFILLFSAVLFLIVSVSFFPSSYAFSQTNPTEKNTLNVKLETDPENPQPGDTTKLKIEFINPQTGQTQQHVDYIVSVQNNGNYLFGPIPLTHTSQGSVSIPTPLGNGKNTILIDIEGILFQPISKEVASFEIIIGSTSVEPTNSPSEQKIPDWIKTNAGWWAQNQIDDATFVSGIQYLIKQGIISVSPSSTTSENTSKDIPKWIKNNADWWSQGLISNDDFLKGITFLVDNGIITV, via the coding sequence ATGAAAAAATTTATTCTGCTCTTCTCTGCTGTTTTATTCTTAATTGTATCTGTATCCTTCTTTCCAAGTAGTTATGCATTTTCACAAACAAACCCTACCGAAAAAAATACACTAAATGTAAAACTAGAGACAGATCCAGAAAACCCTCAACCAGGAGATACAACCAAACTAAAAATCGAATTTATCAATCCACAAACTGGTCAGACACAACAGCATGTTGATTATATTGTCAGTGTTCAAAATAATGGAAATTATCTCTTTGGTCCTATTCCTCTGACACATACTAGTCAGGGTTCAGTATCGATTCCTACCCCACTTGGGAATGGAAAAAACACCATTTTAATTGATATTGAAGGGATATTATTTCAGCCAATATCCAAAGAAGTTGCCTCGTTTGAAATAATAATTGGAAGTACATCTGTTGAACCTACAAATTCACCTTCAGAGCAAAAAATTCCTGATTGGATTAAGACCAATGCTGGATGGTGGGCACAAAACCAAATTGATGACGCTACATTTGTCTCTGGAATTCAATATTTGATCAAACAAGGAATAATCTCAGTTTCTCCATCCTCTACGACTTCTGAAAATACTTCAAAAGATATTCCAAAATGGATTAAAAATAATGCTGATTGGTGGTCTCAAGGATTAATCTCAAACGATGATTTTCTTAAAGGAATTACCTTTTTGGTAGATAATGGAATAATTACCGTTTGA
- a CDS encoding DNA-binding ferritin-like protein (oxidative damage protectant): MAQKNDTIIEKNLNIGIVQQDREAVVSLLTSLLADEYVLYTKTRNYHWNVVSPHFNDYHKFFEGQYTEIAVFIDDVAERIRQLGGKAIATLDELKSHTRLKEHPGQYPTDKMMFSNLAEDHESLIRNLRLDLKKSDESFHDMGTSDFLTGLMENHEKMLWMIRATAPS; the protein is encoded by the coding sequence ATGGCTCAAAAAAATGATACAATTATAGAAAAAAACCTCAACATTGGAATTGTCCAACAAGATCGAGAAGCAGTTGTTAGCTTGCTCACTTCATTACTAGCTGATGAATATGTATTGTATACAAAAACTCGAAACTATCATTGGAATGTGGTGAGTCCACACTTTAATGACTATCACAAGTTCTTTGAGGGTCAGTATACAGAAATCGCTGTATTTATCGACGATGTTGCAGAACGAATAAGACAACTTGGTGGAAAAGCTATTGCTACACTTGATGAGTTAAAGTCACACACTAGACTCAAAGAACATCCTGGACAATATCCAACAGATAAGATGATGTTTTCTAATCTTGCAGAAGATCACGAGTCCCTAATTCGCAATTTAAGATTGGATCTTAAAAAATCAGATGAATCATTTCATGATATGGGAACAAGTGATTTTTTGACAGGATTGATGGAAAATCATGAAAAAATGTTATGGATGATTAGAGCAACTGCTCCATCATAA
- a CDS encoding hypothetical protein (hypothetical protein Nmar_1648), with protein MVFGYTVFPKIWLFFIIFVFSVSFPFSFAQHHGGTQAPPISFGAGEVTVSTFLIPEDFTLSQYSDANLKIRFFDPKTNINVENVSYRIQIFYGTQLVANQMFFDNDGELDIKIQPKSGCQQEELWKCTKYFGTVDPIVPNALTSSSSSIPIISGPVFVNSGQYTVKTDIVGAKNPKTQTTQDIHFETIVIIPNEQQFKISSSGVQYEISAKNFQEPITDFKYNDSLKSLSFEIPFNWDHFDHVPFVKSNFEIPKSFTPFQNVDSFFGTVNGIMLFPKDLHFDKYSDNSYDVLHLMINNDELKSLKNSNSKLSITLTPNSHSTIVTKNILFQNGINAIASYDSRYSKSNDFLFSIVFFDANNNHVSDIRYGYGLKDPSGKESANIGPNNLGISLADGMDTRILNAPSTGKYSMQIVLLGIGNDKFDRPFFTKFDLDILNSETPTTTLGPEIPSWIKNNAGWWAEGKIDDNSFIQGIQFLIKEKIMNVPSTTHSASGSNEIPSWIKNNAGWWAEGKIDDNSFIQGIQFLVKEGLINP; from the coding sequence ATGGTTTTTGGCTATACTGTGTTCCCAAAAATATGGTTATTTTTCATAATTTTTGTTTTTAGTGTTTCTTTTCCTTTCTCTTTTGCTCAACATCATGGTGGAACACAAGCTCCACCAATTAGTTTTGGAGCTGGCGAGGTTACTGTAAGTACATTTTTGATACCTGAGGATTTTACTCTTTCACAATATTCTGATGCAAATTTAAAAATTCGATTTTTTGATCCTAAAACAAACATCAATGTTGAAAACGTGAGTTATAGAATCCAAATATTTTATGGCACACAATTAGTTGCAAACCAAATGTTCTTTGACAATGATGGAGAGCTTGATATCAAAATCCAACCTAAATCTGGATGTCAGCAAGAAGAACTATGGAAATGTACCAAATATTTTGGCACTGTTGATCCTATTGTGCCTAATGCACTTACTTCTAGTTCTTCAAGCATACCTATTATTTCTGGACCTGTGTTTGTTAACAGTGGTCAATATACTGTCAAAACTGATATTGTCGGTGCAAAGAACCCTAAAACCCAAACAACTCAGGACATTCATTTTGAAACTATAGTAATCATCCCAAATGAACAACAGTTTAAAATTTCATCTTCAGGTGTTCAATATGAGATCAGCGCAAAAAATTTTCAAGAACCTATCACTGATTTCAAATACAATGATTCTTTAAAATCCCTATCTTTTGAAATTCCTTTTAATTGGGATCATTTTGATCATGTGCCTTTCGTAAAAAGTAATTTTGAAATTCCAAAATCGTTTACCCCTTTTCAAAATGTAGATAGCTTCTTTGGCACAGTAAATGGAATTATGCTATTTCCAAAAGATTTACACTTTGATAAATATTCTGATAACTCTTACGATGTTTTACATTTGATGATAAATAATGATGAGTTAAAATCACTAAAAAATTCTAACTCAAAATTATCTATTACACTCACTCCTAATTCTCATTCTACTATAGTAACAAAAAATATCTTATTTCAGAATGGCATAAATGCAATTGCATCATATGATTCTCGATATTCTAAAAGTAATGATTTTCTTTTCTCAATAGTTTTTTTTGATGCAAACAATAACCATGTCTCTGATATTCGCTATGGTTATGGACTAAAGGACCCATCTGGAAAAGAATCTGCCAACATAGGCCCAAACAATTTAGGAATTTCTCTTGCCGATGGTATGGATACAAGAATTTTGAATGCTCCAAGTACAGGTAAATATTCAATGCAAATTGTTCTTCTTGGAATTGGAAATGATAAATTTGATAGACCATTTTTTACAAAATTTGATTTAGACATATTAAACTCAGAAACACCTACAACTACATTGGGTCCTGAAATCCCATCTTGGATTAAAAACAACGCTGGTTGGTGGGCCGAAGGCAAAATTGATGACAATTCATTCATCCAAGGAATTCAATTTTTAATCAAAGAAAAAATAATGAATGTCCCATCCACAACTCATTCTGCATCAGGCTCAAATGAAATCCCATCTTGGATTAAAAACAACGCTGGTTGGTGGGCCGAAGGCAAAATTGATGACAATTCATTCATCCAAGGAATTCAATTCTTGGTAAAAGAAGGATTAATCAATCCATAA